A single genomic interval of Kiloniellales bacterium harbors:
- a CDS encoding IS5 family transposase: MDRRVLSDAQWARIAPLLPGKAGDPGRTADDNRLFVEAVFWIVRTGSPWRDLHASFGIWNSVAKRFRRWAQKGVFESLFQSLSGYPDFEYAIIDGTIVRVHQHGTGARGGTQNQAIGHSRGGLTTKIVALVDALGNLSRFLLLPGQRHDSLGAEPLIAGLDFDALLADKGFDNDWLRAELEHRGALAVIPPKADRVRAIACDFAMYRWRHLVENFFCALKQFRRIAKRYDKTDMSFTAMIHLVGSYLAVK; the protein is encoded by the coding sequence TTGGATCGACGCGTTTTGAGCGATGCGCAGTGGGCGCGGATAGCTCCGCTGCTGCCCGGCAAGGCCGGTGACCCTGGACGTACGGCGGATGACAATAGGTTGTTCGTCGAAGCGGTGTTTTGGATCGTGCGCACGGGCTCTCCCTGGCGTGATCTGCACGCCAGCTTCGGCATTTGGAACTCGGTCGCCAAGCGCTTCCGCCGGTGGGCCCAGAAGGGCGTATTCGAGAGTCTTTTCCAAAGCTTATCCGGATACCCGGACTTTGAATACGCGATCATCGACGGCACCATCGTCCGGGTCCACCAGCACGGCACCGGCGCAAGGGGGGGGACTCAAAATCAGGCAATCGGGCATTCGCGCGGCGGACTGACCACAAAGATCGTCGCCTTGGTCGATGCGCTGGGCAACCTGAGCCGCTTCCTGCTCCTGCCCGGTCAACGCCACGACAGCCTTGGCGCCGAACCGCTTATCGCCGGCCTCGACTTCGACGCCCTGCTCGCCGACAAAGGCTTCGACAACGATTGGCTGCGGGCCGAACTCGAACACCGCGGCGCCCTGGCGGTCATCCCGCCCAAGGCCGACAGGGTGCGCGCCATCGCCTGCGACTTCGCGATGTACCGATGGCGCCATCTGGTCGAGAACTTCTTTTGCGCTCTCAAACAGTTCCGCCGTATCGCCAAGCGCTACGACAAAACCGATATGAGCTTCACCGCAATGATCCACTTGGTCGGCTCATACCTCGCGGTCAAATGA